The sequence below is a genomic window from Lujinxingia litoralis.
TAGCTGGACCTGCCCGGGCGCTCTTCGATCAGCGCGTTCTCGGCCATCCAGCCCTCGAGCTGCGCGTAGTAGTCATCGCTCATCGAGAAATCGAAGGTGAAGCAGGGCACCGTAGCCTCGAAGATCGCCTGGCCCAGAGCATCGTTGAGGGAGTTCTCGGTGGCGTCGTTGTAAATGGCGCGGGCCTCGGCCGGGTGCTGGTGAATGAAGTCGATGCCGCGGCCCAGCACCCGGAGCAGTGCCTGGAAGACCTCGCGCTTCTCATCGAGCAGGGCCGGGCTGGTGATCAGGATCAGCTGGCAGAAGTCGGGCACGCCCCAGTCTTTGAGCGCGAAGAAGTGGGCGTCGGCGCCGCGGTGCCGGGCCTCCACCACCTCAAAGTTATAAAACGCCAGCGTGGCCACATCGGCCTTGCGCTCCAGCAGGGCGTCGGTGTGGTAGAAGCTGTTGTTGACCCGCTCAAAATCCTCGGCGCTGCACTCACCGCCATCGGCGCGCACCATGGTGCCCACGATCGCCGGCCCGCCCGGGCCGGGGGCGCCCGGGTACTGGATGCGCTTGCCCGCCATGTCACGGGGGCGCTCGATGCCGGAGTCGGCCAGGTACATCACGCCGCCGTTGGTGTGCAGAAAGCGGGCAAACCCGACCACGGCGTCGCCTTTGGCCCGGTCTTCGACCAGGTGCAGGGGCTCGGTGATCGCGACCTCCATCTCGCCACGGGCGATCGCGTCGACGGCATC
It includes:
- a CDS encoding ABC transporter substrate-binding protein encodes the protein MQTLRLGLEWFLNPDHLPFLIGQRKGWFKDAGIDLELIEPAEHLDAVDAIARGEMEVAITEPLHLVEDRAKGDAVVGFARFLHTNGGVMYLADSGIERPRDMAGKRIQYPGAPGPGGPAIVGTMVRADGGECSAEDFERVNNSFYHTDALLERKADVATLAFYNFEVVEARHRGADAHFFALKDWGVPDFCQLILITSPALLDEKREVFQALLRVLGRGIDFIHQHPAEARAIYNDATENSLNDALGQAIFEATVPCFTFDFSMSDDYYAQLEGWMAENALIEERPGRSSYWTNALALT